Below is a window of Campylobacter concisus DNA.
AGTTTGTTTCACATTCTTGGTCAGTGTAAATAAATTCATAATTTGCGTTGAGCTCAGATTCGCCAGAGGTAATATTTGGAGGTAAATACTTAATCATATATTCTTTTGTATTTTCTAATTTTGCTATAAATTTATAGTCATGAGTAGTTTTTGTTACATTTGGAGCCATTTGGATATTATAGCCACAGCCTTGAAGTATAAATAATGCTAGTAGTGTTATGCTAAATTTGTCTACAAGCCATCCTATGGTTTGTTTTCTCATTTTAAATTCCTTTTTAAATAAGTTAAATTAATGTTATGTTATCCCTTTATTTATTAATTATTTATTAAAACCTTTTGTATTTTATAATAAATATTTTTAAAAAGTAAAACTAAAATAATTACTTAAGTAAAATAATCAAAATTTAGTTTAAAATACTTAAATAATGTAAATTTATCCTTTAAGAAAAGTTCTTAAAATTTTATATTTTTTGATAAATATTATTAAACAAAATAAAATAGTTATCTATTGTTTAAGCTTTCTTATCCTATACTTTTAAACTTTATATTGAAAATTTAGAAGAAAGAGCGAGTAATGCGTGAGATTTTGAAGAGAGATGGTACAAGACAAGAATTTGTAGCATATAAGATAGTGGATGCGATAAAAAAAGCATTTGCTAGCGAAAATTTAGCTTATGATGAGAAAGTTTTTACAAATGTTGTCCAAGATATCTTTCAAAAGTCAAGCGCGATAACAGTCGAAGACATCCAAGATGCGATCGAAAAAGAGCTATTTAATAGCGGATATTTTGACGTTTTAAAAAGCTTTATGCTCTACCGCCACACACACAAGCTTCAGCGTGAGCAAATTTTAGGCCTAAATGACGATACGACTTACATAAATTCAACTCAAACGATAAATGAGTATATAAACGGCACTGATTGGAGAATTTCTGCAAACTCAAATACAAGCTACTCAAATGCAGGCCTCATCAACAACACCGCTGGTAAAGTCATAGCAAACTACTGGCTAGACGCTGTTTATAGCAAAGAAGAGGGACTTGCTCATAGAAATGGCGATTATCACATCCACGACCTTGACTGCCTTACAGGGTATTGTGCTGGCTGGAGCTTGCGAGCATTGCTAAATGAAGGCTTTAACGGCGTTCGTGGCAGAGTTGAGAGCAAAGCGCCAAAGCACTTTAGAGAAGCGCTTTATCAAATGGCAAATTTCTTAGGAATTTTGCAAAGCGAGTGGGCGGGTGCTCAAGCTTTTTCTAGCTTTGACACTTACCTTGCACCTTATGTTTTCAAAGATGATCTAAGTGACGCTGAGATCAAAAAGGCGATAACTAGCTTTATTTTCAACCTAAATGTGCCTGCACGCTGGGGACAAAGTCCATTTACAAACGTAACTATCGACATCACTTGCCCAAGCGACCTAAGAGATCAGATCCCAACGAGCGATGATATACACCTCTTTACAAATGTAAAAGATGAGAAAATTTTGAAAAAAGCAAACGAGCGTGGCAGGAAAAATTTGATCGATATGACCTACAAGGACTTTGAACCTGAGATGGCACGCATAGATAAGGCATTTTACGAGGTTTTAACAGCTGGCGATAAGTGCTCGCAGCCTTTCACATTTCCTATACCAACGGTAAATATCACAGAGGATTTTGACTGGGATAGCGAAGTAGCGGATGTACTCTTTGAAAATACTGCCAAAATGGGCTCAAGCTACTTTCAAAATTTTATCGGCTCACAATACACTTATGACGAAAATGGCAATAAGATAGAAAACGAAAAAGCCTACAAACCAGGACATGTTCGCTCTATGTGCTGCCGCTTACAGCTTGATCTAAGAGAGCTTTTAAAACGAGGTGGTGGTCTTTTTGGTAGTGCTGAGATGACAGGCTCGATCGGTGTTGTCACTATAAATTTAGCTCGCCTAGGCTACAACTTCAAAGGTGATAAAGTCGCACTTTATAACAGGCTGAGTTATCTTTTGGAGCTAGCTAAATCAACCCTAGAGAAAAAGCGTAAATTTATACAAGAGATGTATGACAGAGGACTTTATCCTTATACGGCTAGATATCTAAAGCACTTTAATAACCACTTTAGCACGATTGGTATAAATGGTATGAACGAACTTCTTAGAAATTTCACAAATGATAAAGAGAATATCTCAACAAAATTTGGACGTGATTTTGCTATTGAGATGGTTGAGTTTTTACGCGACAAGATAAGGACATTTCAAGAAGAGACTGGAAATTTATATAACCTTGAGGCAACACCAGCTGAAGGCACAACATACCGCTTTGCTAAAGAGGATAAAAAACGCTATCCAGACATTATCCAAGCAGGTGGTGGGGAGAATATTTACTACACAAACTCAACCCAGCTACCTGCAAATTTTACAGATGACGCTTACGAGGCACTTGATTTGCAAGATGAGCTTCAAACCTCATATACTGGTGGTACAGTCTTTCACCTTTATATGAAAGAGCGCATAAGCTCAGCCAAAGCTTGCAAGGAGCTTGTAAAGAGCATAATCTCAAACTACAAACTCCCATATATCACGATAACGCCAGTATTTAGCGTTTGTGCAAAACACGGATACATAGCTGGAGAACATGAGTTTTGTCCGCTTTGTGATGCAGAATTGATAGAAAAAGAGAAAAATAATTCCAAATAAGGAGAGCAAATGACAGAAAAAGAGATCTTGGAAAAACTACAAGACAAGCGTACAAAGTGTGTAGTTTATACACGTGTTATGGGCTATCATCGCCCAGTTGAGAGCTTTAACCTTGGCAAAAAAGGTGAACACAAAGAGCGTGTAAAATTTGACGAGCACGCGAGTTGCTGCAAAAGATAAATCATTGCAGTAATATACAACAATAAAATACAAAAAGGCACAATCTTCTGTGCCTTTTAAATTTCAAAAGGTCCACAAATTTGCAAAAAATCTTTAGTATAACGCCATTTACTACGCTTGACTATCCAGACAAAGTCGCTGCCGTGGTTTGGTTTGCAGGCTGTAATATGCGGTGCGTATACTGCTACAACGTGGAAGTCGTAAACTCAAATGGCACTATAAGCATGGATGATGTTTGCAGCTTTTTAGATCGTCGTATCGGCAAGCTAAATGGCATCGTTTTTAGTGGTGGCGAATGCACAGCAAATCCTTTGTTTTTAAAACTTGCAAAAGAGGTTAAGTCAAGAAATTTTTGCTTAAAGGTCGATACAAATGGCTCTCATATTGAGATTTTAAAAGAGGCGATAGGCGAAGGGCTGATTGACTATATTGCACTTGATTTTAAAGCACCAAAAGAGAAATTTACGGGCATAACTGACTCAAATTTATATGAAAAATTTATTAGCACGCTAAAATATCTGCTTGAGATAAATTTTGATTTTGAAGTAAGAACAACCGTGCATGCAGATTTTTTAGATGAAGCAGATATTTCTTTGATGTCTGAAATTCTTTATGGCCTTGGATATAGAGGCAATTATTATTTGCAAAAATTCCTTAGCACAGGTGAAAATTTTGGAAATTTGGTTGATGCTAAAAGTAGCTTTGATCCGAAAAAAATCATCTCAAAACTTCCTATCAAACTAAGAAATTTTTAAATTTCTACTCATTATTTTTAACAAAAATTTTTGCTTTGCAAAACTATAATCATTAAAACTAATAAGGAGAAAATATGCAAAATTTTAGCTTTTTAAACCCTACAAAAATAGAATTTGGCAAAGACAAAGAGCAAAACATCGGCAGATATATGAAGGAATTTGGCGTTAAAAAGACGCTTATCATCTATGGCAGCGATAGGATCATAAAAAATGGCCTTTTTGATGTCGCAGCAAAGAGCCTAAGTGCAAATGGCATCGAGTTTTGTAAGATAGGCGGCGTGAAGTCAAACCCAGTTTTAGCAAGGTAAATGAGGCTATAAATTTAGCTAAAAAGCAAGGTGTCGATAGCGTGCTAGCCATAGGTGGTGGCTCGGTGCTTGACACGGCAAAGGCTGTGGCTGCTGGAGCTAAATATAACGGTGACGTTTGGGACTTTTTTACCGGTAAAGATCCAAGTGAAGCGCTTATGATATTTGACATCATAACGCTTGCAGCGACTGGATCAGAGATGAACGGCGGCGCAGTCGTCACAAATGAAGCCACAAAACAGAAATTTGCTATGCACGGCGCTTGTCTTTACCCAAAGGTTTCAGTTATAAACCCACTACTTCAAGCAAGCGTGAGCAAAGAGTATTTGGTCTATTCAGCTTCAGACATCATCGCTCACAGTATCGAGGGATACTTTACGGCAAGCATTCGGCCTGAGATCATAAATTTATACATCGAAGCAAACATCAAAACGGTCATGAAAACGACTGAAATTTTGCTAAAAGAGCCAGATAATTACGATGCTAGAGGTGAGTTTGCCTGGGCTGCTACGATGGCGCTAAATGGCTTAACATACGTTGGCACGGCTGGCTACTCTTATCCAAATCACATGATCGAGCACGCCATAGGTGCGGTGGTTGATTGCGCGCACGGGGCTGGGCTAAGTGTGGTTATGCCAGCTTGGATGAAGTGGTATAAGAGTAGAAATTTAAAGGCGTTTAAGCGCTTTAGCAAAGAAATTTT
It encodes the following:
- a CDS encoding anaerobic ribonucleoside triphosphate reductase (Catalyzes the reduction of nucleoside 5'-triphosphates to 2'-deoxynucleoside 5'-triphosphates), with the protein product MREILKRDGTRQEFVAYKIVDAIKKAFASENLAYDEKVFTNVVQDIFQKSSAITVEDIQDAIEKELFNSGYFDVLKSFMLYRHTHKLQREQILGLNDDTTYINSTQTINEYINGTDWRISANSNTSYSNAGLINNTAGKVIANYWLDAVYSKEEGLAHRNGDYHIHDLDCLTGYCAGWSLRALLNEGFNGVRGRVESKAPKHFREALYQMANFLGILQSEWAGAQAFSSFDTYLAPYVFKDDLSDAEIKKAITSFIFNLNVPARWGQSPFTNVTIDITCPSDLRDQIPTSDDIHLFTNVKDEKILKKANERGRKNLIDMTYKDFEPEMARIDKAFYEVLTAGDKCSQPFTFPIPTVNITEDFDWDSEVADVLFENTAKMGSSYFQNFIGSQYTYDENGNKIENEKAYKPGHVRSMCCRLQLDLRELLKRGGGLFGSAEMTGSIGVVTINLARLGYNFKGDKVALYNRLSYLLELAKSTLEKKRKFIQEMYDRGLYPYTARYLKHFNNHFSTIGINGMNELLRNFTNDKENISTKFGRDFAIEMVEFLRDKIRTFQEETGNLYNLEATPAEGTTYRFAKEDKKRYPDIIQAGGGENIYYTNSTQLPANFTDDAYEALDLQDELQTSYTGGTVFHLYMKERISSAKACKELVKSIISNYKLPYITITPVFSVCAKHGYIAGEHEFCPLCDAELIEKEKNNSK
- a CDS encoding anaerobic ribonucleoside-triphosphate reductase activating protein is translated as MQKIFSITPFTTLDYPDKVAAVVWFAGCNMRCVYCYNVEVVNSNGTISMDDVCSFLDRRIGKLNGIVFSGGECTANPLFLKLAKEVKSRNFCLKVDTNGSHIEILKEAIGEGLIDYIALDFKAPKEKFTGITDSNLYEKFISTLKYLLEINFDFEVRTTVHADFLDEADISLMSEILYGLGYRGNYYLQKFLSTGENFGNLVDAKSSFDPKKIISKLPIKLRNF